In Carya illinoinensis cultivar Pawnee chromosome 7, C.illinoinensisPawnee_v1, whole genome shotgun sequence, the following are encoded in one genomic region:
- the LOC122315156 gene encoding EG45-like domain containing protein encodes MAIKIQSLLFLGLIISFVSAASAIAGTATYYTVYVPSACYGFEDQGVMIAAASDALWDNGAACGRMYSVSCTGPTNEGVPQPCRNGPVTVKIVDRCPSPGCQSTIDLSQEAFSQIADPAAGKINIEYNQV; translated from the exons ATGGCAATCAAAATCCAATCTTTGCTTTTCTTGGGGCTCATTATAAGCTTTGTCTCTGCGGCTTCCGCCATCGCAGGAACTGCCACATATTATACCGTTTATGTTC CATCTGCATGCTATGGCTTCGAAGACCAAGGCGTCATGATCGCAGCAGCTAGTGATGCTCTGTGGGACAACGGGGCTGCATGCGGTAGAATGTATAGCGTTAGTTGTACAGGCCCTACAAACGAAGGGGTGCCACAACCTTGCAGGAATGGTCCAGTCACGGTGAAGATTGTTGATCGTTGCCCTTCCCCTGGATGCCAATCAACCATTGACCTCTCTCAGGAAGCCTTCTCCCAGATTGCTGATCCTGCTGCTGGAAAAATCAACATCGAATACAATCA ggtttga